One Penaeus vannamei isolate JL-2024 unplaced genomic scaffold, ASM4276789v1 unanchor3786, whole genome shotgun sequence DNA window includes the following coding sequences:
- the LOC138861267 gene encoding uncharacterized protein, translating into MRLDNLTDPVLLWDTFKRETDAAQYTIGVRPRAIQSFISQEILETTDACLAARPTGDREIHRSHVRKTRSLFRRDKEQFIRSLAEEVEGHFLVNDLHPAAVQERWAEYFEQLYQVDPPTVNLDAGSAEIPLPDPPISEDPPFLTEIRGTISKLKSGKAAGYTRDHLLSHQRLEQSGFTPGKPTIDRILALRVIVKGRCEFGCGLLAAYIDLKKAFDTVHRESLWEILRLKGIPMRIIGHSKPVYWY; encoded by the exons atgcgg cttgacaatctgacggaccctgttctcctgtgggatacctttaagcgtgaaactgATGCAGCTCAatatacgattggtgtacgcccgagagcaatacagagtttcatctcgcaggagatacTGGAAACCACAGATGCTTGTCTGGCGGCTCGTCCGACAGGGGATCGGGAAATTCATCGGTCTCATGTGCGCAAAACTCGGTCTCTGTttagaagggataaggaacagtttattaggagtcttgcagaggaggtcgaaggccatttcttagtaaatgaccttc atcctgctGCGGTGCaagaacgttgggctgagtattttgagcagttgtaccaggttgacccaccaacagttaacttggatgcggggagtgccgagatcccgttgccggacccacccatcagtgaggatcctccctttCTAACTGAAATTAGGGggacgatttccaagctgaagagtggtaaagcagcagggtataccag agaccatctactgagccatcagagactggagcaatccggattcactcctggtaagcccACAATAgatcgtatccttgcgcttcgagtcattgtaaagGGCCGGTGTGAGtttgggtgtgggctgcttgcagcctacatcgacctcaagaaggcgttcgacacggtgcatcgggaatcactttgggagatcctgagactaaaAGGAATTCCAATGAGGATTATTGGacatagcaagcctgtatactggtactga